One genomic region from Drosophila busckii strain San Diego stock center, stock number 13000-0081.31 chromosome 3R, ASM1175060v1, whole genome shotgun sequence encodes:
- the LOC108604360 gene encoding putative glycine-rich cell wall structural protein 1 — translation MGKNKGGGGGGGGGGGGGSGGGGGNKKGGGGGGGAAGGNQNKAAADKGNAKKGQEQKSAGGGGGGGGGGKKGGKK, via the exons atgggCAAGAATAAAGGCGGCGGTGGCGGAGGAGGAGGCGGAGGTGGTGGTGGATCCGGTGGCGGGGGTGGCAAT AAAAAGGGTGgaggcggtggtggtggcgcaGCAGGTGGCAACCAGAATAAAGCAGCCGCTGACAAAGGCAACGCCAAGAAAGGACAAGAGCAAAAGTcagccggcggcggcggcggtggtggtggtggtggcaagAAAGGTGGCAAAAAGTAG